In one Chelmon rostratus isolate fCheRos1 chromosome 7, fCheRos1.pri, whole genome shotgun sequence genomic region, the following are encoded:
- the tbx4 gene encoding T-box transcription factor TBX4, producing MLQEKVSAVTDECMSQVQTSGETDLLPDQSRLDLSTAPTIPSSSEPDQNIENIKVILHERELWKKFHEAGTEMIITKAGRRMFPSYKVKVTGMNPKTKYILLIDIVPADDHRYKFCDNKWMVAGKAEPAMPGRLYVHPDSPATGAHWMRQLVSFQKLKLTNNHLDPFGHIILNSMHKYQPRLHIVKADENNAFGSKNTAYCTHVFHETAFISVTSYQNHKITQLKIENNPFAKGFRGSEEGDLRVSRLQGKEYPVISKNMVRQRLISSHSHLTGKLGAGVLTGHPQVLSSYQYETGVPLPNSDSQDPISNHFPQSRDPSLLYHCFKHRDNARHLELGCKRPYLETSSAVSEEHYFRSAPSYESPLLSHPYCTEAITSREACMYGSMETESGSGAGDTDDLTNSSSINCNMWATVQPYPRYSVESVPYQPFAAHFTNTATVTPVVPHPASSMASRPQADLGVYNSATVQRGLPVIPPSSSSSSCSPAVLGSRDRSGHPPLYHKKPGSPLRPHRDFSAYPSQGTISIRDPSYQYQVGLSSGGTHWTDS from the exons ATGCTGCAGGAGAAGGTTTCAGCTGTGACAGACGAATGTATGAGCCAGGTCCAGACCAGCGGGGAGACAGATCTCCTTCCAGACCAGTCTCGACTGGACCTGTCCACAGCTCCCACCATTCCCAGCTCCAGTGAGCCCGACCAG AACATTGAGAACATCAAGGTCATTCTTCACGAGAGAGAGCTGTGGAAGAAGTTCCACGAGGCCGGCACAGAGATGATCATTACTAAAGCAGGGAG GAGGATGTTTCCTAGCTACAAAGTGAAAGTGACCGGTATGAACCCCAAAACCAAATACATTCTCCTCATTGACATTGTCCCAGCTGATGACCACCGCTACAAGTTCTGTGATAACAAGTG GATGGTGGCTGGCAAGGCCGAGCCAGCAATGCCAGGCAGACTTTATGTGCACCCTGACTCCCCCGCCACAGGAGCTCACTGGATGAGGCAACTGGTGTCGTTTCAGAAGCTCAAATTAACAAACAATCACCTGGACCCTTTTGGGCAT ATCATCCTGAACTCTATGCACAAGTACCAGCCCAGACTACACATAGTCAAAGCCGATGAAAACAACGCCTTTGGATCCAAGAACACTGCCTACTGTACTCACGTCTTTCACGAGACAGCCTTCATCTCTGTGACCTCTTATCAAAACCACAAG ATCACTCAGTTGAAGATAGAAAACAATCCATTTGCCAAAGGATTCCGAGGTAGCGAAGAAGGAGATCTGCGAGTTTCAAGACTACAGGG GAAAGAATATCCGGTGATATCAAAGAACATGGTTCGGCAGAGGCTCATCTCCTCCCATAGTCATCTAACTGGGAAGCTTGGGGCAGGAGTGCTCACGGGGCACCCTCAAGTCCTGTCCTCCTATCAGTATGAGACTGGGGTTCCTTTGCCTAACTCCGACTCTCAAGATCCTATCTCAAACCACTTCCCTCAGAGCCGAGATCCCAGCCTCCTATACCACTGTTTCAAACACCGAG ATAATGCCCGACACCTGGAGCTCGGATGTAAGCGGCCATATCTGGAGACATCATCTGCAGTCTCAGAGGAGCATTACTTTCGTTCAGCTCCCTCGTATGAGTCGCCCTTACTGTCTCATCCATACTGCACTGAAGCAATCACCTCCAGAGAAGCTTGTATGTACGGCAGTATGGAAACAGAGTCTGGATCTGGGGCAGGGGACACAGATGACCTAACCAACTCCTCTTCAATAAATTGCAACATGTGGGCTACAGTGCAGCCCTACCCTCGCTATAGCGTGGAGAGTGTCCCGTACCAGCCCTTTGCTGCTCACTTCACCAACACTGCCACGGTCACGCCTGTGGTACCGCACCCTGCATCATCCATGGCATCACGACCACAGGCTGACTTGGGAGTCTACAACTCAGCGACGGTCCAGCGAGGTCTGCCTGTCATacctccttcatcctcctcttcatcctgctcTCCGGCTGTTCTGGGATCCAGAGATCGGTCAGGCCATCCGCCTCTGTACCACAAGAAGCCAGGGTCACCACTCCGGCCTCACAGAGATTTCTCAGCCTATCCCTCACAAGGCACGATATCCATCCGGGATCCATCCTATCAGTACCAAGTGGGGCTGAGTAGCGGAGGGACTCACTGGACTGACAGCTAA